The Sorangiineae bacterium MSr11367 genome window below encodes:
- a CDS encoding SDR family NAD(P)-dependent oxidoreductase yields the protein MHGKFSCFVIGEGTLPVLCAQELIKASSEILGIISPDPAVLQWAQANGVRGFSTAAIEVLRQTPYDYLFSIANRVILRDEILSTPRQYAINFHDAPLPKYAGVHATSWALMQREREHGITWHTMVADKIDGGEILKQVIIPVSPTETTLSLNAKCFGAGVKAFAEMIRELGTDQIRGRQQDFNQRSYFPASRRPTGAGILSWQMSGQDMEALVRALDFGGYDNTLSSAKLIVEDSWLVVDKLQALSAKSNAAAGTIIEIRDNALVVATSSCDLVIRQLRTIDGEKVSALDFATRFKLSPGHRFDDMRSDQRERVAVLAESLARYENAWRRRLHETTPLAIASARSGDAAAGAGMACHRGILRSSEIEAFLKAHDTWRVNDFLFAAYVIYLSCSSGKSDFCVGFGHRKLHDEIRGLESFFAYPVPWVLDVNGNKKITEAIDDIIARLESTKASRTYLRDLGARYQGASPTRLSIVVEEAGVAGASKGDFDLKFAVSESGDDCSWFYDSRLLSQKDVETIHDNFCNFLSALMLKTADAVNELPTLSHRRWLGAGPEGEDRRQPHQDPDKAEQRAILLDLKEKRISPAEARQKLESILRKGGAGGSGSSKTDVRSESARNQVPEPVAVVGISGRFPGARNIREFWENLQNGVDSVKEITKDRWDIDRNFDPEPGKAGKIYSRYAGFIDDIDRFDPSFFNMSPKEAEQMEPQYRLLLQETWRAIEDAGYKASSLSGKKVGVFVGASVGDYSGDNVQVPSLECSRIAYLFDWRGPCICIETACSSALVAVHEACMHIGTNQVEMAVVGGMNLMVTPNAYRYLSRTYALSAKGKCFSFDGRADGTIFSEGVCAIVLKPLSSALSDNDHIYGVIKGSGINYDGKTNGITAPSGKAQMELEAGIYRQFNIDPETITMFEAHGTGTTLGDPIEADAMNKAFRQFTRKKSFCALGSVKSNIGHTGFASGLVGMIKALLSLEHRQIPATIHYQAPNPAISFADSPFYINTALKDWAAAEPRVAAVSSFGFSGTNAHVVVEEGPARRAPKARAVHVAGSARMVPLSAKNRDRLREAARNLLMHLREDKTSRARIELTDLAYTLQVGREEMSSRVVFLVHSLDELIDDLAAFLDADDDRPRGERGTWCRGDVKKTADGLRLVKGDKHWRDQVRRWVQQGTLVKLAELWAKGVDVDWALLYPELADRTGNAPDDRRGPYRISLPTYPFAEERYWIDNTTLGAPASALPLSSLLHPLLHANTSDLSEQRFSSRFSGDEPFLNDHQVKGQKVLPGVAYLEMALAAVQRACGGGRANGAVDGGGRLDGIRLTNVVWARPISVRDEPAEVHIGLSPREDGGIAYEIYTHPPSSAEKAVVHSQGVAVLTAADQPSPLNLRALQAGLDGNALSPQACYAAFSAMGIDYGPAHRGLERIHVGEREVLAKLKLPACVTETKGQFSLHPSILDSALQATIGIGNSDVLLHRLAAERRSRPSLPFALESLEVMAPCQESMWAWIRSVGNLAADTGAASEMLQKVDIDLCDEQGNICVRLKGFSSRILKSAESESAEPIGTLLLRPTWEEKPASCAESPREYAQTHVFLCGFDRDLRGLPGDLAPTSFVNLDSAGTLQPTPLESSRPWYRRFEHCAVRLFEAIQEILRTQLKGEVLVQVLVPGGGRDRTFSAVSGLLKSAQLEHPRLVGQVIEVDGDESAPELIDRLRENARSPQDQRIRYEGGKRCVASLAAAVVPEVDNLPWRTGGVYWITGGAGGLGLIFATEIAERIRSGTLVLTGRSALSPERKAHLEALERLGSRVVYKTVDVSDRRAVEALVNEIKSESGGLQGVVHAAGVLRDNFIVKKTGAEFHEVLSPKVGGLVNVDDVTKELDLDFFVVFSSGAGEMGNVGQSDYATANAFMDAFADYRNALEEANQRTGRTLSINWPLWRDGGMKSDDASARMLREKVGITAMQTSSGMAAFYRCLASSEPRVMVVEGMLERMTRKLLPAERHVQPGPEAAPVTPSAAIETGDLLDKVQQNLIQVICEATKLRAGDLDVESELSEYGFDSISFTDLANRLNQRYGLGLTPTIFFEYSSIGSFAKYLVDEHRDAVARQFTISPQERSHEEAGESEVHADDGPRRDDGDGELEKHLGVSKRRARFANPAARPAPPAPPTVVPSLNGPQPFAVVGMSGKFPMAADLGEFWNNLRAGKDCIQEIPKQRWDWKAYFGDPLQGNDKTNIKWGGFIEGVDEFDPLFFGISHREAEIMDPQQRLLMTYIWLAMEDAGYSAASLSGSRTGIFVATASNGYDSLIFRSNRAVERYTATGMAPSIGPNRMSYFLNVHGPSEPIDTACSSSLVAMHRAIVAIEAGDCDQALVGGVNTLVTPDAYIRFNKEGMLSEDGRCKTFSSLANGYARGEGVGILFLKTLKAAEAAGDHIYGLIRASVENHGGRANSLTAPNPKAQAELLVRAYRKAGMDPRSVGYIEAHGTGTKLGDPIEIDALKNAFVELYRQSGDAAVAGPHCGIGSVKTNIGHLELASGVAGVIKVLLQFKHEMLVESLHCKEINPYIDLRGGPFYVVQEAKRWEALRDDAGKTLPRRAGVSSFGFGGANAHIVLEEYRATPSEGASVNGATVTEASEPAVVVLSGKSRDRLRDYAKNLLHFVRSDMGLGSKTSLEDLAYTLQVGRDAMDVRLGVVVHSKPELAQKLEEFIEGRDGTEGVYSGQVKKNKEIVTDSGADEDLREAVGKWMEGKEFAKVLELWVKGLNVDWNGLHGARRPRRISAPTYPFARECYWVEPRSASVADSAPSEIVLRADPPASLNSAGPPAGMGQLLCFEETWQPVTARPDARHRVAWTPRSVLCFLSDSAEQQHLRRYLEAKSPAIKTSFISTTVSSSGASWRVEPGNRDSFREAFQRVAGAAADVDAMLYLWPLENPAFIEDAAGIATILQSLNLAAIHPRRIVLAGEYSDGLQRSHLESWIGFERSIGLAWPDTRVTALIREQGGGDRADWWPMLWRELTKAETSSVLYEGQMPRELRIRPLAEELQTGAATR from the coding sequence ATGCACGGGAAATTTAGCTGCTTTGTCATCGGCGAAGGCACTCTGCCCGTTCTATGCGCTCAAGAGCTCATCAAGGCGTCGTCCGAGATTCTGGGAATCATTTCGCCCGACCCGGCAGTGCTTCAATGGGCGCAGGCCAATGGCGTGCGTGGCTTCTCGACCGCGGCCATCGAGGTTTTGCGCCAGACTCCCTACGATTACCTCTTCAGTATCGCCAACAGAGTGATTCTGCGCGACGAGATTTTATCCACTCCGCGCCAGTATGCGATCAACTTCCACGACGCACCGTTGCCGAAATACGCAGGGGTACACGCAACGTCCTGGGCGCTGATGCAGCGGGAGCGGGAGCATGGGATTACATGGCACACGATGGTGGCTGACAAGATCGATGGGGGAGAGATCCTGAAGCAGGTCATCATCCCCGTCAGCCCGACCGAGACGACGCTGAGCCTCAACGCGAAGTGCTTCGGCGCCGGCGTCAAGGCCTTCGCCGAGATGATCCGCGAATTGGGCACGGACCAAATCCGCGGGCGACAACAGGATTTCAACCAGCGCAGTTATTTCCCCGCGTCCAGAAGGCCAACAGGGGCGGGGATCCTGTCTTGGCAGATGAGTGGACAAGACATGGAAGCCCTCGTACGGGCGCTCGATTTTGGCGGCTATGACAATACCCTGTCATCGGCAAAGCTGATCGTCGAGGACAGCTGGTTGGTGGTGGACAAATTGCAGGCACTCTCCGCGAAGTCCAATGCTGCGGCGGGAACTATCATTGAGATTCGGGACAATGCGTTGGTCGTTGCCACTTCTTCGTGTGACCTAGTGATTCGGCAACTTCGCACTATCGATGGCGAGAAGGTGTCCGCCCTCGATTTCGCAACTCGGTTCAAGTTATCTCCGGGCCATCGCTTCGATGATATGCGGTCGGACCAGAGAGAGCGCGTCGCAGTTCTGGCAGAGTCGCTCGCCAGGTACGAGAACGCCTGGAGAAGGCGGCTTCACGAGACGACGCCACTGGCGATCGCCTCGGCGAGGTCGGGTGATGCGGCGGCCGGTGCTGGGATGGCGTGTCATCGGGGCATACTTCGCTCGTCCGAGATCGAAGCGTTTCTGAAGGCCCACGACACCTGGCGCGTCAACGACTTCTTGTTCGCGGCATATGTCATCTACCTGTCTTGTTCGTCCGGTAAGAGCGATTTCTGCGTCGGTTTTGGTCATCGGAAGTTGCACGACGAAATCCGCGGCCTGGAATCCTTCTTCGCGTATCCCGTCCCATGGGTCCTCGATGTCAATGGCAACAAAAAGATAACGGAAGCCATTGACGACATTATCGCGCGGCTGGAGTCGACAAAAGCCTCCAGGACGTATCTGCGCGACCTCGGGGCCCGATATCAAGGTGCGTCACCGACGCGACTCTCCATCGTTGTCGAAGAAGCTGGCGTTGCCGGGGCATCGAAGGGCGACTTCGATCTGAAATTCGCGGTTTCGGAAAGCGGAGACGACTGCTCCTGGTTTTACGATTCCCGACTCCTGTCGCAGAAGGACGTTGAAACGATTCACGATAATTTCTGCAATTTCTTGTCGGCTCTCATGCTCAAGACGGCGGACGCCGTCAATGAGCTTCCGACCCTGTCGCACCGGCGCTGGCTGGGCGCGGGACCGGAGGGCGAAGATCGGCGGCAGCCGCATCAGGATCCGGATAAGGCGGAGCAGAGAGCCATTTTGCTGGACCTGAAGGAGAAGCGCATCTCGCCGGCAGAAGCGCGGCAAAAGTTGGAAAGCATTCTGCGGAAAGGCGGCGCCGGAGGCTCGGGTTCCTCGAAGACCGATGTTCGCTCCGAGAGCGCCAGAAATCAGGTGCCTGAACCCGTCGCCGTGGTGGGCATCTCTGGACGATTCCCCGGTGCCAGGAATATTCGCGAATTCTGGGAAAATCTGCAAAACGGCGTCGATAGCGTCAAGGAAATTACCAAAGATCGTTGGGATATCGATCGCAACTTCGATCCCGAGCCCGGCAAGGCAGGGAAAATATATTCCCGCTATGCGGGCTTCATCGACGATATCGACCGCTTCGATCCGTCGTTTTTCAATATGTCGCCGAAAGAAGCCGAACAGATGGAGCCTCAGTATAGGCTCCTTCTACAGGAGACCTGGCGAGCGATCGAAGATGCCGGCTACAAGGCGAGTTCGTTGTCGGGAAAGAAGGTAGGGGTCTTCGTCGGTGCGAGCGTCGGGGATTACTCGGGGGACAATGTGCAGGTCCCCTCGTTGGAGTGCAGCCGCATCGCATATTTGTTCGATTGGAGAGGACCGTGCATCTGTATCGAGACGGCCTGCTCTTCCGCGTTGGTCGCCGTCCACGAAGCTTGCATGCATATCGGGACGAACCAAGTGGAAATGGCTGTCGTCGGGGGGATGAACCTCATGGTAACCCCAAATGCCTACCGATATCTGTCTCGAACCTACGCACTCTCCGCGAAGGGAAAATGCTTCTCATTCGATGGTCGGGCGGATGGAACCATCTTTTCCGAAGGCGTCTGCGCGATCGTGTTGAAGCCGTTGTCGTCGGCTCTGTCCGACAATGACCATATCTATGGCGTCATCAAAGGGTCGGGCATCAATTACGACGGCAAAACGAACGGAATTACAGCCCCTAGTGGCAAAGCTCAGATGGAGTTGGAGGCCGGGATCTATCGGCAGTTCAATATCGATCCGGAAACCATCACGATGTTCGAAGCGCACGGCACCGGGACGACATTGGGCGATCCTATCGAAGCGGACGCGATGAACAAGGCCTTCAGGCAGTTCACGCGGAAGAAGTCCTTCTGTGCCCTCGGATCGGTGAAGTCGAATATCGGGCATACGGGCTTTGCCTCCGGGCTCGTCGGGATGATCAAGGCTCTGCTCTCGCTCGAGCACCGGCAAATACCCGCGACGATCCACTATCAGGCCCCGAACCCGGCCATTTCGTTCGCCGACAGTCCGTTCTACATCAATACGGCGCTGAAAGACTGGGCCGCGGCCGAGCCGCGTGTCGCGGCGGTCAGTTCCTTTGGATTCAGCGGCACCAATGCTCACGTCGTGGTTGAGGAGGGCCCCGCTCGAAGGGCGCCGAAGGCGCGCGCAGTCCACGTCGCGGGTTCGGCCCGAATGGTGCCGCTGTCAGCCAAGAATCGGGATCGATTGCGGGAGGCCGCCCGCAATCTTTTGATGCACCTCCGCGAAGATAAGACGTCGCGGGCAAGGATTGAGCTGACGGATCTCGCGTACACCCTCCAGGTCGGGCGGGAAGAGATGAGCAGCAGGGTCGTCTTTCTCGTTCACAGCCTGGATGAACTGATCGACGACCTGGCAGCCTTCCTCGATGCGGACGACGACCGCCCGCGCGGAGAACGAGGAACGTGGTGTCGAGGGGATGTGAAGAAAACGGCCGACGGGCTGCGGCTCGTCAAAGGCGATAAGCACTGGCGCGATCAGGTTCGCAGGTGGGTCCAACAGGGAACGCTCGTCAAGCTCGCGGAGTTGTGGGCGAAGGGGGTGGACGTCGACTGGGCGCTACTTTATCCAGAGCTCGCGGACCGGACCGGGAATGCACCGGACGATCGCCGCGGGCCTTATCGAATCAGTCTACCCACGTATCCGTTTGCGGAGGAACGCTATTGGATCGACAACACCACGCTCGGAGCTCCAGCATCCGCTCTTCCTCTTTCAAGTTTGCTGCACCCGCTCCTCCACGCAAACACCTCGGATCTTTCCGAGCAGCGATTCAGTTCCCGATTTAGCGGCGACGAGCCTTTCCTGAACGATCATCAGGTGAAGGGCCAAAAGGTACTGCCCGGCGTCGCCTACCTCGAGATGGCGCTGGCCGCGGTGCAGCGAGCTTGCGGGGGAGGTCGCGCCAACGGCGCAGTTGATGGAGGGGGTCGTCTCGATGGCATTCGACTGACCAATGTCGTATGGGCAAGGCCGATTTCCGTGCGCGACGAACCCGCCGAAGTCCACATAGGTTTGTCTCCACGGGAGGACGGGGGTATTGCCTACGAGATTTATACTCATCCCCCGAGCTCCGCCGAAAAGGCTGTCGTGCACAGCCAGGGTGTTGCGGTGCTGACCGCGGCGGACCAGCCCTCGCCGTTGAATCTGCGAGCCCTTCAGGCCGGGCTGGATGGGAACGCTCTCAGCCCGCAGGCCTGTTATGCCGCCTTCAGTGCCATGGGAATCGACTATGGTCCGGCCCACCGTGGGCTCGAGAGAATCCATGTCGGCGAGCGTGAAGTGCTGGCGAAGTTGAAGTTGCCCGCTTGCGTGACGGAGACGAAGGGTCAATTCAGCCTTCACCCGAGCATCTTGGACTCGGCGCTTCAGGCAACGATTGGCATCGGCAACAGCGATGTCTTGCTGCACCGTCTTGCGGCAGAGCGCCGGTCGCGCCCCTCGTTGCCATTTGCGCTGGAGAGCCTCGAGGTGATGGCGCCGTGCCAGGAGTCGATGTGGGCCTGGATACGCTCCGTGGGGAATCTCGCGGCCGACACCGGCGCGGCGTCGGAGATGCTCCAAAAGGTCGATATCGACCTGTGCGATGAGCAGGGAAACATTTGCGTGAGGCTGAAAGGGTTCTCATCCAGGATTCTCAAAAGCGCTGAATCGGAGAGTGCAGAGCCTATCGGCACACTGCTCCTGCGACCCACCTGGGAGGAAAAGCCGGCTTCTTGCGCGGAATCGCCGCGAGAATACGCGCAGACTCACGTCTTTCTGTGCGGGTTCGATCGAGATCTGCGCGGGCTGCCAGGTGACCTCGCCCCGACCTCCTTCGTAAATCTTGATTCCGCGGGGACTCTGCAGCCAACTCCTCTCGAGAGCTCGAGGCCTTGGTACCGGCGTTTCGAACACTGCGCCGTGCGGCTGTTCGAAGCCATCCAAGAGATTCTGCGGACGCAACTCAAAGGGGAGGTGTTGGTCCAGGTTTTGGTTCCCGGCGGCGGCCGCGACCGGACCTTTTCCGCGGTCTCGGGATTGTTGAAATCGGCTCAGCTGGAGCACCCGCGGCTCGTGGGGCAAGTGATCGAGGTCGACGGGGACGAATCGGCGCCGGAGCTAATCGACAGACTGCGGGAAAACGCGCGGTCGCCGCAGGACCAACGGATTCGTTATGAAGGCGGGAAACGTTGCGTGGCATCGTTGGCCGCCGCCGTCGTCCCTGAAGTGGACAACTTGCCTTGGAGGACCGGCGGCGTCTATTGGATCACGGGCGGCGCCGGAGGATTGGGCCTGATTTTCGCCACCGAGATCGCCGAACGGATTCGCTCGGGGACCTTGGTCCTGACAGGTCGCTCGGCATTGAGCCCCGAGCGCAAAGCGCATCTCGAAGCGCTGGAACGTTTGGGATCCCGGGTTGTCTACAAAACCGTCGATGTGTCGGATCGGCGCGCTGTCGAGGCGTTGGTCAACGAGATCAAGAGCGAGTCTGGTGGCCTACAAGGGGTAGTCCATGCAGCGGGTGTACTTCGAGACAACTTCATCGTGAAAAAGACGGGGGCCGAATTTCACGAAGTTCTTTCGCCGAAGGTGGGCGGACTCGTGAACGTGGACGACGTCACCAAGGAATTGGACCTCGACTTCTTCGTCGTATTTTCGTCCGGCGCGGGGGAGATGGGAAACGTCGGGCAGTCGGATTATGCGACGGCCAACGCGTTCATGGACGCCTTTGCCGACTACCGAAATGCGTTGGAGGAGGCGAACCAGCGCACGGGCCGCACGTTGTCGATCAACTGGCCCCTTTGGCGGGACGGGGGTATGAAGAGCGACGACGCCAGCGCGCGGATGTTGAGAGAGAAAGTCGGCATAACGGCGATGCAGACGTCGTCCGGTATGGCGGCCTTCTACCGATGCCTGGCCTCGAGCGAGCCGCGGGTCATGGTGGTGGAAGGTATGCTCGAGCGTATGACGCGGAAGCTGTTGCCGGCCGAGCGACATGTGCAGCCCGGGCCCGAAGCCGCGCCCGTGACGCCATCTGCGGCAATCGAGACTGGCGATTTGCTCGACAAGGTCCAGCAGAATTTGATCCAGGTGATCTGTGAAGCGACGAAGCTCAGAGCAGGAGACCTGGATGTCGAGAGCGAGTTGAGCGAGTATGGTTTCGATTCCATCTCGTTTACGGATCTCGCCAACCGACTCAATCAGCGGTATGGCCTGGGATTGACCCCCACGATCTTTTTCGAGTACTCGAGCATCGGCAGCTTCGCGAAGTACCTGGTCGACGAGCACCGGGACGCCGTTGCACGACAGTTCACGATTTCACCCCAGGAGCGAAGCCACGAGGAAGCAGGCGAGAGCGAGGTGCATGCCGACGACGGCCCTCGCCGGGACGATGGCGATGGTGAACTCGAGAAGCATCTTGGAGTCTCGAAGCGCCGCGCTCGATTCGCCAATCCAGCGGCTCGTCCTGCACCGCCCGCACCGCCTACCGTGGTCCCGTCCCTGAATGGGCCGCAACCCTTTGCCGTCGTGGGGATGAGTGGAAAATTTCCCATGGCGGCAGATCTAGGTGAATTCTGGAACAACCTGCGGGCCGGCAAGGACTGCATCCAAGAGATTCCGAAACAGCGCTGGGATTGGAAGGCATACTTCGGGGATCCCCTCCAAGGGAATGACAAGACGAATATCAAGTGGGGCGGCTTCATCGAAGGCGTGGATGAGTTCGATCCGCTATTTTTCGGCATATCCCATCGGGAAGCCGAGATCATGGATCCCCAGCAGCGGCTTTTGATGACCTACATCTGGCTGGCGATGGAGGATGCGGGCTATTCGGCGGCCAGTCTTTCGGGGAGTCGCACGGGAATTTTCGTCGCCACGGCCAGCAACGGCTACGACAGTTTGATCTTTCGCTCGAATCGCGCCGTCGAGCGCTACACCGCGACCGGGATGGCACCGTCGATCGGCCCCAATCGCATGAGCTATTTCTTGAATGTTCACGGCCCCAGCGAGCCCATTGACACCGCCTGCTCGTCGTCTCTGGTAGCCATGCACAGGGCGATTGTCGCGATCGAAGCGGGCGACTGTGATCAGGCTCTCGTGGGTGGCGTGAACACACTCGTCACGCCGGATGCCTATATTCGATTCAACAAGGAGGGCATGCTCAGCGAGGACGGTAGATGCAAGACGTTCTCCAGCCTGGCGAATGGCTACGCGCGTGGGGAAGGCGTGGGCATACTCTTTCTGAAAACATTGAAAGCGGCTGAAGCTGCGGGAGATCACATCTATGGACTGATTCGCGCCAGTGTCGAGAACCACGGCGGCCGGGCCAATTCGCTCACGGCCCCAAACCCGAAGGCCCAGGCGGAGCTGTTGGTGCGGGCGTATCGAAAAGCCGGCATGGATCCGCGCTCCGTTGGATACATCGAGGCGCATGGGACTGGCACGAAACTCGGAGATCCCATTGAAATCGACGCGCTAAAGAACGCATTCGTGGAGCTCTATCGGCAAAGTGGTGATGCGGCGGTGGCCGGACCACATTGTGGAATAGGCTCCGTGAAGACGAATATCGGCCATTTGGAATTGGCATCCGGTGTGGCCGGGGTCATCAAGGTGCTTCTGCAGTTCAAGCACGAGATGCTGGTGGAGAGTCTTCATTGCAAAGAGATAAATCCGTATATCGACCTGCGAGGCGGTCCATTCTATGTCGTGCAAGAAGCGAAGCGATGGGAGGCTTTGCGGGATGATGCCGGCAAGACGCTGCCGCGCCGCGCGGGCGTGAGCAGCTTCGGTTTCGGCGGGGCGAACGCCCATATCGTATTGGAAGAATACCGGGCGACGCCCAGTGAGGGGGCGAGCGTCAACGGCGCTACTGTCACGGAAGCCTCCGAGCCAGCGGTCGTCGTATTGTCCGGCAAGAGCCGGGATCGCTTGCGCGACTATGCGAAGAACCTTCTGCACTTCGTTCGAAGTGATATGGGGCTGGGGTCGAAAACCAGTCTCGAGGATCTTGCTTACACGTTGCAAGTGGGGCGGGACGCGATGGACGTGCGTTTGGGGGTGGTCGTTCATTCAAAGCCGGAGTTGGCTCAAAAGCTCGAGGAATTCATCGAAGGCAGGGATGGCACGGAAGGCGTCTATTCAGGGCAGGTCAAGAAGAACAAAGAGATCGTGACGGACTCCGGAGCCGATGAAGACCTGCGGGAAGCGGTGGGCAAATGGATGGAGGGCAAGGAGTTCGCCAAGGTTCTCGAGCTGTGGGTGAAAGGTTTGAATGTCGATTGGAACGGACTTCATGGTGCGCGCAGACCGCGGCGGATCAGCGCGCCTACCTATCCGTTCGCCAGGGAGTGCTACTGGGTGGAGCCCCGCAGTGCATCGGTGGCAGACAGTGCGCCGTCGGAGATCGTCCTTCGCGCGGATCCCCCAGCCTCCTTGAACTCTGCCGGCCCCCCAGCCGGCATGGGCCAGTTGCTATGTTTCGAGGAGACTTGGCAACCCGTCACCGCCCGGCCCGATGCGCGTCATCGCGTGGCGTGGACTCCGCGCAGTGTACTCTGCTTTCTCTCGGACAGCGCGGAGCAGCAGCACCTGCGCCGCTATCTCGAGGCAAAGAGTCCGGCCATAAAGACCTCTTTCATTTCCACGACGGTATCCTCTTCCGGGGCAAGTTGGCGGGTGGAGCCCGGCAACAGGGACAGCTTCCGGGAAGCCTTCCAGCGCGTCGCCGGGGCCGCAGCCGATGTGGATGCCATGCTGTATTTGTGGCCGCTGGAAAATCCGGCCTTCATCGAAGACGCGGCCGGTATCGCGACGATCCTTCAATCCCTGAACCTGGCGGCGATCCATCCCCGCCGCATCGTGCTCGCCGGTGAATACAGCGACGGCCTGCAGCGCAGTCACCTCGAATCCTGGATCGGTTTCGAGCGATCCATCGGCCTGGCGTGGCCGGACACCCGGGTGACGGCGCTTATCCGGGAGCAAGGCGGTGGCGACCGGGCTGATTGGTGGCCAATGCTGTGGCGCGAACTCACCAAGGCGGAGACCAGCAGCGTGTTGTACGAGGGGCAGATGCCGCGCGAATTGCGCATTCGCCCGCTTGCAGAAGAGTTGCAAACAGGGGCGGCAACACGATGA